The genomic window ATCAGCCAGGGGTCGAAGCCGAGTTGACCGGGCAGCGCGAATGAGCCCAGGCCAGTCGGGGCGCTCGCAGGCACCTGGGCCCCGCCCGTGAGCAGCAGGTCGGGTTAGCTGAGGTACTGCCCCACCCGGTAGAGGTCCTCGGTGGCCTGCTTGGCGAGGGTTTCCACCTGCTCGTGCAGCGCCTGCGACGCGCCGGGCACGTACATGTTGCAGGCGTAGTCGGCGGCCCCGACTGCCTGCGCGAAGTGCCCGCGCAGTTGCCCCAGCTTGAGCGCATCGGCCTCGGGGGTGCTTTTTTCCAGTTCGAGCATCGCCGCTTCCAGGTGCAGCCGCATGGCGCCGAGCGCGGCCATCATCGCGTCGAGGTGGGCGCGGGGGCACGGCTCCACTGGCGACCAGTCGGGCAGCGGGGCCGGGAGGGTGCCGCGCGGGAGAGAAAAGCCGGGGTCGTGCTCGGCGCGGTTGGCGTAGGCGAGCCAGCGCTGCACCTCGGCGTAGTAGGCGTGCACCTGTGTAAAAGTCACCGGCGGCACGAAGCCCACGCTGTCGGGGTCGCCCGCCTCGTCGGCCTGCAACATCTCGTCGCCCAGGGTTTGCAGGGCGAAGGCATTCCAGGTGCAGGCGAGTTCGGTGCCCACCCCCGCCGAGAGGGCAAAGGGGCTTTTTCCCCCAGCGGCCAGCCCGAAGCGGCGGCGTTCGGCGGCGTCGAGCTGGGCGTGGACGCCCGCCCCAGCGCGTTTGTAGGCGTAGAGTGTCTCGGCGTCCTGTTCCCCACGGGTAAAGGCCTTGACCCGCGCCCAGATTCCTGGTCTGTCCATGGTGCGGGGTACGCCGCTGGGCTGCGGAGCGTTCCCAGGGGCACTCGCCGGAGGTCAGGGGCCGCTAAGCTGCTGCCCATGCGCTTTGCCCTTCCGCTGCTGCTGGTTGCCGCTCTCCTGCTCGCGGTGGGAATCTGGTTCGCCCGCGAGTCGCGCTGGCAGCGGCCCCTGTACTGTTTTGCGGTGCCCGGTCAGGTCTGGGGCGTGGCCCCGCAGCCTGCCGCAGCGCAGCCCACTTGTCCCGATTCCAACACGGTTCGCAGCGAGGTCAGGCGCGGTGACACACGTATCGAGCAGTTCACGCTGCCCGCCGGCGAAACGGAAACGCTGCTGCGGCTGATGCAGAGCGCCGGCTACGCGGTGGTCAGCCGCAAGCCCGACGACGGCATTCAACTCGAAGCCATCCTCAGAAAGGGCGACGACCAGGTGATGTACTTCGCCGAGCACCACCCCCAGAGCACCTTCGTGACGCTGACGGGGTTCGGGCACACGGACTGAGGCTCAGGTACAGTCCCAGTTGTAGGCCACCCGGGAGAAGTCCCACCGGGCGAGGTCGTCCGGGTCAATAAAGAAGTTGGCGATGCCTACGTCGCCCCACGTGATTTTTCCGGCCTCCGAATCCAGTTGGAACAGCAGAATCCGGGGGTCGTCAGCGGTGCGGGGGTCCTCCTGCGTGAAAGAGGGATAGCCGCCCACCTGATGCCCATAAGTGGCAAGCTCGTCGTATTTTTCCTGCCGCCACTCGCCCAGGGCCCTGCCCTCCGGCCCCTCGGAATTGTCGCAGAGGTCAAGTCCGATGGCCTGCTCAAAATGGCAATCACACCAGGACATTGGCTGCTCAACCTGCTGACCACGCAGACCAAAGCCCCGCAGCGTTTCTAGCGGTGAGAAGCCGTCATCATCAAAATCAGGCGTTTCTACGTCCAGCTGCGACAGGTCCATCTGTGGCTCGGGACTCCAGCGCACTTCAAAACTGGCAGGATTGCCCTCCTCAGGCCGCATGAAATCGCAACCGTAGAGGTCGTCGCGCCCGATGAAAAATTGCAGAATGCCGTTTTCCGGGTAGCCTTCCAGCGGCGGCAGGTCCGCAAAATTGAGCTGCGCGAGGAAAGTCAGGGGCCTGCCCTCCGTGTCCGTGGGCCACGCCTCGCCCTGCACCCGGTAAGGCACGCCGCCCACCTTGCTGCCCAGTGGCCCCGGTTCCTCCTCCAGCACTTCCAGCAACAGCACTGGCCGCAGCGTGGCTTCGATGCGCTCGCGGTAGGGCTCGAACTTCCTGGGCAGTTTGAGGCGTGGCTGCTCCACGGCTTTTTTCTCGGTCTGTCCCCTTACCGCGTCGCCGTATCCTTTCTTGCGCTTCTCCACCAGTTTCTTCTCAGCTTCCGCCTGCGCTCCGGCAGAGTCGGCAAACGACTTTCGCTGTGTCTGTCCCTCGGTGCCGATGCGCCCATAGCGGATGGTCAGCTCGGCTCCCTCCACCGTCACCTCATAGAACTTGTGCTCACGTTCCGCGCTGAGTTCAAGGTAGACACAGTGTGATTCGGGTTTCATATGTCATGAGCATAACACGGAGCAAAAGTTAGCCTCCCGGCTCTCCACAATCCTGCCCTCATCCGCTACACTCTCAGGCATGATCCGCTCTGCGCTTACCCACCGGGGACGTTTCGCCTAGCCAAAAGCTCGTGCGAAAGGTCCCCGGTTGCGTTTGCGCCGGGGCGATTTTTTTGTTGATGGTTGAGAGACCAGCGCCAGCAAAAGCCACAGCCACAGCTCTTGTTCCATCACCCATCAGCGAAGCGGAACCCTCCCCCATCAACCTACAAAGGAGCCACCTCATGACCCAGGAAGCCACTAAACCCAACATTCAGGAACCCCGCGCTGAGCGTTATAACCCGCACGCCATCGAACAGAAGTGGCAGGGGCAGTGGCAGGAAAGCGGCCTGTACAAATTCGACGAGAACGCCCCCGGCGAGAAGTTCTACGCCCTGACGATGTTCCCGTACCC from Deinococcus radiodurans R1 = ATCC 13939 = DSM 20539 includes these protein-coding regions:
- a CDS encoding DUF1963 domain-containing protein, giving the protein MKPESHCVYLELSAEREHKFYEVTVEGAELTIRYGRIGTEGQTQRKSFADSAGAQAEAEKKLVEKRKKGYGDAVRGQTEKKAVEQPRLKLPRKFEPYRERIEATLRPVLLLEVLEEEPGPLGSKVGGVPYRVQGEAWPTDTEGRPLTFLAQLNFADLPPLEGYPENGILQFFIGRDDLYGCDFMRPEEGNPASFEVRWSPEPQMDLSQLDVETPDFDDDGFSPLETLRGFGLRGQQVEQPMSWCDCHFEQAIGLDLCDNSEGPEGRALGEWRQEKYDELATYGHQVGGYPSFTQEDPRTADDPRILLFQLDSEAGKITWGDVGIANFFIDPDDLARWDFSRVAYNWDCT